From a region of the uncultured Desulfatiglans sp. genome:
- a CDS encoding conserved hypothetical protein (Evidence 4 : Unknown function but conserved in other organisms): MNIQAKRVYDPVDEKDGSRVLVDRLWPRGMKKDRLEADEWLKDAAPSNELRKWYAHDPAKWEAFRRRYFDELDQKPEVIDRLRSLASEGTLTLLYSAKDLQYNQAVALMEYLLSKSS, encoded by the coding sequence ATGAACATCCAAGCCAAACGGGTTTATGACCCGGTCGACGAAAAAGATGGGAGCCGTGTCCTCGTCGACCGCCTCTGGCCTCGCGGGATGAAAAAGGATCGGCTCGAGGCGGATGAGTGGCTCAAGGATGCAGCCCCGAGCAATGAACTCCGCAAATGGTACGCGCATGATCCCGCCAAATGGGAGGCGTTTAGACGGCGCTATTTCGACGAACTCGATCAGAAGCCGGAGGTCATCGACCGGCTGCGCAGCCTTGCGTCGGAGGGAACGCTGACCCTGCTCTACTCCGCGAAGGATCTTCAATACAATCAGGCGGTTGCCCTAATGGAATATCTGCTGTCGAAGTCGAGCTAG
- a CDS encoding hypothetical protein (Evidence 5 : Unknown function), whose translation MVFLANLGVNLHVCLCGDLQVASAQTLDFLDIGQKSSFPDWKLRWKARLHGKILS comes from the coding sequence ATGGTCTTTTTGGCCAATCTCGGCGTCAATCTGCACGTTTGCTTGTGCGGCGACCTGCAGGTCGCCTCCGCGCAAACGCTTGATTTCCTTGATATTGGCCAAAAATCCTCATTTCCGGATTGGAAACTGAGGTGGAAGGCACGGCTTCATGGGAAGATTCTTTCCTGA
- a CDS encoding Amino acid permease: MNDTTLKAPPKGKPETLESQGTLGTFAGVFTPSILTILGIILFLRMGFVVGSAGLGLALLILLLANTISVLTSISLSAIATNLRVRGGGDYYLISRTLGIEFGGAIGIVLFLAQSVSVAFYCIGFGEAVGALLPVRVPHLTQIVAASAVSFLFIFAWLGADWATRLQYGVMLILGLALVSFFAGGVLKWDATLLIQNWPTPQSSMPFWALFAIFFPAVTGFTQGVSMSGDLKDPGYSLPLGTFLAVGISIVVYFLSAVVFAAVLPGEVLSGDYGAMRRIAYFGPLIDVGVIAATLSSAMASFLGAPRILQSMASDRIFPFLNPFAKGAGPSNNPRRGVLLSAGIAYTTIALGQLNLIAAVVSMFFLISYGLLNYATYFEARSASPSFRPRFHYFNKWLSLAGALACLGTMLAVDFRSGLFALVILFAIFQYLKRMARPFRWADSRRSYHMQVVREHLLESIGLPEHPRYWRPQILAFSDNPERRSQLLRFSSWIEGTSGLTTVVRVLEGEGVQMLKRKEEAEAELQSHIREYGLDAFPLAMVAPTLQAGIQSVIQAYGIGPLKANTILLNWMGQTPGTLLGLDGLDFGINLRAARFFGCNLVILDAKADKWQALEEIPASELVIDVWWRNDATSRLMLLLSYLMTRHEKWAKARIRLLASASASQEDMTMEKLEEMLEDVRIDAEPQIIADVDADKVAEYSGDSSLVFLPFRIRRNQVLDVFGNPMGETLFFLPVTAMALAARDVELDAEPESGKAGEAARLLDALEDARKRAAEAAAEAQDAAEAFEKVQRKANQQRLESSADSEAMALLEKQGEEASLKADKTARRAAKAAAKAEIAAQEAKAAGVVPPKMDKEPE, translated from the coding sequence ATGAACGACACGACGCTAAAGGCCCCGCCCAAGGGCAAGCCCGAAACGCTCGAATCTCAAGGCACGCTGGGGACCTTCGCCGGGGTCTTCACGCCGAGCATCCTGACCATTCTCGGCATCATCCTGTTTTTGAGAATGGGATTTGTGGTCGGAAGCGCCGGGCTGGGGCTCGCACTCCTGATCCTGCTCCTCGCCAACACGATCTCCGTCCTGACCAGCATCTCCCTCTCAGCCATAGCCACCAACCTCCGGGTCAGAGGAGGAGGAGACTACTATCTGATCTCGCGCACCCTCGGGATCGAGTTTGGAGGGGCGATCGGGATCGTCCTCTTTCTGGCGCAATCCGTCTCCGTCGCTTTTTACTGCATCGGCTTCGGCGAGGCGGTTGGAGCCCTCCTCCCGGTCCGAGTCCCCCACCTGACCCAGATCGTCGCTGCATCGGCCGTCTCTTTCCTCTTCATCTTCGCCTGGCTGGGCGCCGATTGGGCCACGCGCCTGCAGTACGGGGTCATGCTCATCCTGGGCCTCGCCCTGGTTTCGTTTTTCGCCGGAGGGGTCCTGAAGTGGGATGCGACGCTGCTGATCCAGAACTGGCCCACCCCGCAATCATCCATGCCTTTCTGGGCGCTTTTCGCGATCTTCTTCCCGGCGGTTACGGGGTTTACCCAGGGAGTCAGCATGTCGGGTGACCTCAAAGACCCCGGTTACAGTCTGCCCCTCGGCACCTTTCTGGCCGTGGGGATCTCGATCGTCGTCTATTTCCTCTCGGCAGTGGTCTTTGCAGCCGTCCTGCCGGGGGAGGTCTTGAGCGGGGATTATGGGGCCATGCGGAGAATCGCCTATTTCGGGCCTCTCATCGACGTCGGAGTCATCGCAGCCACCTTGTCATCTGCGATGGCCTCTTTCCTCGGCGCACCGCGCATCCTGCAATCCATGGCCTCCGACCGGATCTTTCCCTTTTTGAACCCCTTCGCCAAAGGGGCGGGGCCCTCGAACAACCCGCGCCGCGGGGTCCTGCTCTCGGCCGGGATTGCCTACACCACCATCGCGCTGGGGCAGCTCAACCTGATAGCGGCCGTCGTGTCGATGTTCTTTCTGATCTCCTATGGCCTGTTGAACTACGCGACCTACTTCGAGGCGCGCTCCGCCAGCCCTTCCTTCCGGCCGCGATTCCACTATTTCAACAAGTGGCTCAGCCTGGCCGGAGCACTCGCATGCCTCGGAACCATGCTGGCGGTGGACTTTCGCTCCGGCCTCTTCGCCCTGGTGATCCTTTTCGCCATCTTTCAGTATCTCAAGCGGATGGCCCGCCCCTTCAGGTGGGCCGACAGCCGCCGATCCTACCACATGCAGGTAGTCCGCGAGCATCTGCTGGAGTCCATCGGCCTGCCGGAGCACCCCCGATACTGGCGGCCTCAGATCCTTGCCTTCTCGGACAATCCGGAGCGGCGGTCTCAGCTGCTCCGCTTTTCTTCGTGGATCGAAGGCACCAGCGGCCTGACGACCGTCGTCAGAGTCCTCGAGGGAGAAGGCGTGCAGATGCTCAAACGCAAGGAGGAGGCCGAAGCGGAGCTGCAGAGCCACATCCGGGAATACGGACTCGACGCCTTCCCGCTCGCCATGGTGGCGCCGACCCTCCAGGCGGGCATTCAATCGGTTATCCAGGCTTACGGCATCGGGCCTCTCAAAGCGAACACCATTCTGCTCAACTGGATGGGGCAGACCCCCGGGACCCTCCTTGGGCTTGACGGACTCGATTTCGGCATCAATCTGCGCGCCGCCCGCTTTTTCGGCTGCAATCTTGTCATCCTGGATGCGAAGGCTGATAAATGGCAAGCCCTGGAGGAGATACCGGCGAGTGAATTGGTCATCGATGTCTGGTGGCGCAACGATGCCACCAGCCGCTTGATGCTGCTCCTCTCCTACCTGATGACCCGCCACGAAAAATGGGCCAAGGCCAGGATCCGCCTGCTCGCCTCCGCAAGCGCCTCGCAGGAAGACATGACGATGGAGAAACTGGAGGAGATGCTCGAAGACGTTCGGATCGATGCGGAGCCCCAGATCATCGCCGATGTCGACGCCGACAAAGTGGCCGAGTATTCCGGAGACTCCTCCCTCGTCTTCCTGCCCTTCCGGATTCGGAGGAACCAGGTGCTCGATGTCTTCGGCAATCCCATGGGAGAGACGCTTTTCTTCCTGCCGGTGACCGCGATGGCGCTGGCGGCCCGCGATGTCGAACTGGATGCGGAACCCGAGTCCGGCAAGGCCGGCGAAGCGGCAAGACTCCTCGATGCGCTTGAAGATGCCAGGAAGAGAGCCGCCGAAGCGGCGGCCGAGGCGCAGGACGCGGCCGAGGCATTCGAAAAAGTGCAGCGGAAAGCGAACCAGCAGCGCCTCGAAAGCAGCGCCGATTCAGAGGCCATGGCCCTCCTTGAAAAGCAAGGCGAAGAAGCCTCGCTGAAGGCCGATAAAACCGCCCGCAGGGCCGCCAAGGCGGCGGCCAAAGCAGAAATTGCCGCTCAAGAGGCCAAAGCGGCGGGCGTCGTTCCTCCTAAGATGGACAAGGAACCAGAGTGA
- a CDS encoding Transport-associated protein, with protein sequence MKTLIFGLLLGIIIGAGGYWYMTADRTTPDIQKAEERAASQAEKAYDSVREAGEQVKEALAAKLEAFELRSEDIQKELAEQGRVVRRKARDIGEAATDAAVDSRATAIIKARLAADPDLSALGISVSTTKGQVTLSGTVASAELIGKAMALALEVEGVREVVSTLQIG encoded by the coding sequence ATGAAGACACTGATTTTTGGATTGCTTTTGGGGATCATCATCGGCGCCGGCGGATACTGGTATATGACTGCGGACCGTACGACTCCGGATATACAGAAAGCGGAAGAGCGTGCGGCGTCGCAGGCCGAAAAGGCCTATGACTCCGTTCGGGAGGCCGGCGAACAGGTGAAGGAGGCTTTGGCCGCCAAACTGGAGGCGTTCGAGCTGCGCAGTGAAGACATCCAAAAGGAACTCGCCGAACAGGGCCGTGTCGTCCGCCGCAAAGCCCGCGATATCGGGGAGGCGGCCACGGATGCCGCGGTCGATTCACGCGCGACGGCGATCATCAAAGCCAGACTGGCGGCGGACCCCGATCTGTCGGCCCTCGGCATATCCGTTTCCACGACAAAGGGTCAGGTGACGCTCTCGGGCACGGTCGCTTCCGCCGAGCTCATCGGAAAGGCGATGGCGCTCGCCCTGGAGGTGGAGGGTGTGCGTGAGGTCGTCTCCACTCTGCAGATAGGATGA
- a CDS encoding Zn-dependent hydrolase, glyoxylase, with protein sequence MQITDHIHAIRIPFRLEFSPEKSVERFVYAFMVFDNQITLIDSGVSGSEQLIFDYIRTNGRHPDEIGMLVLSHSHPDHIGSAKSIKAETGCTVLAHKAEKAWIEDTDLQFKERPVPGFHKLVGGPVLLDRLLAEGQRLDLGGPVSCEVLHTPGHSAGSISLFFRGEKALFSGDALILPGELPIYDDIRTCVASMKRLRKVSDVEVLISSWEAPMKGREAIMSRIDEGIRYLQKIHQTVLEVHQSEAADPMELCQSVVKALGLPMIAVNPIVAKAFASSLASRIDDTVFDQ encoded by the coding sequence ATGCAGATAACCGATCATATTCACGCGATTCGCATCCCCTTCCGCCTCGAGTTTTCACCCGAAAAGTCGGTCGAACGGTTCGTTTATGCCTTCATGGTCTTTGACAACCAGATAACCCTGATCGACAGCGGCGTCTCAGGTTCGGAGCAGTTGATCTTCGATTACATCCGGACGAACGGCAGGCACCCGGACGAGATCGGGATGCTCGTCCTGTCCCATTCCCACCCCGATCACATCGGTTCGGCGAAATCCATCAAGGCGGAGACGGGCTGCACCGTTCTGGCGCACAAGGCCGAAAAGGCCTGGATCGAGGACACCGACCTGCAATTCAAAGAACGACCGGTTCCCGGATTCCACAAACTCGTGGGAGGGCCTGTTTTGCTGGACAGGCTGCTCGCGGAGGGGCAGAGGCTCGACCTGGGCGGTCCTGTGTCATGCGAGGTCCTTCACACCCCCGGGCATTCGGCAGGGTCGATCTCCCTTTTCTTCAGGGGCGAGAAGGCCCTTTTTTCCGGGGACGCGTTGATCCTCCCCGGAGAGCTGCCGATCTATGACGACATCCGCACGTGCGTTGCATCGATGAAACGCCTCCGAAAGGTTTCGGATGTCGAAGTGCTCATTTCGTCGTGGGAAGCGCCGATGAAGGGGCGCGAAGCCATCATGAGCCGCATCGATGAGGGTATTCGTTATCTTCAAAAGATCCATCAAACCGTTCTGGAGGTCCATCAATCCGAAGCGGCCGACCCGATGGAGCTGTGTCAATCTGTAGTCAAAGCGTTGGGGCTCCCGATGATTGCAGTCAACCCGATTGTTGCCAAGGCATTCGCGTCGAGTCTGGCTTCCAGGATAGACGACACGGTGTTTGATCAATAG
- a CDS encoding OhcB1 (Iron-sulfur binding domain protein with TAT signal) — translation MDPKISRRSFLKGTLAAAGVAGMSALPLPKSARAAGGQELATLIDIRKCIGCEACVEACKDVNAPKFPEPEKPYPKMYPSRVKVEDWSDKRYTSDRLTPYNWVFIQNATVKVNGEERTLHVPRRCMHCQNPPCADLCPWGAAFKLKNGITRINSDVCLGGSKCKNVCPWHIPQRQTGVGLYLDLLPAFAGNGVMYKCDRCYNRIDKGELPACIEICPQNVQQIGPREEILQKAHQIANEINGYIYGEKENGGTNTIYVSPVPFQELNRAIEKGPGKPHLKPVENTMEHADNLAKAMVIAPFAGIAAAVGKIYKTIKDTGSSEAGHDENR, via the coding sequence ATGGATCCGAAGATTTCACGCAGATCTTTCTTGAAGGGAACTCTGGCGGCAGCCGGTGTGGCCGGAATGAGCGCCCTGCCTCTTCCCAAAAGCGCCAGGGCCGCCGGCGGCCAGGAATTGGCGACCTTGATCGACATCCGCAAGTGCATCGGCTGCGAGGCCTGCGTGGAGGCCTGCAAGGATGTCAACGCACCCAAATTTCCCGAGCCTGAAAAGCCCTACCCCAAGATGTACCCGAGCCGGGTCAAGGTCGAGGACTGGTCCGACAAGCGGTACACAAGCGATCGACTGACCCCGTACAACTGGGTCTTCATTCAGAACGCAACGGTCAAAGTGAACGGCGAAGAGCGGACGCTTCACGTTCCGCGGCGATGCATGCACTGCCAGAACCCACCCTGCGCGGACCTTTGTCCCTGGGGTGCGGCGTTCAAGCTGAAAAACGGCATTACGAGGATCAATTCGGATGTCTGCCTGGGCGGCTCCAAGTGCAAGAACGTCTGCCCGTGGCACATCCCGCAGCGGCAGACCGGAGTCGGCCTCTACCTGGATCTTCTGCCGGCCTTTGCAGGAAACGGCGTCATGTACAAGTGCGACCGCTGCTATAACCGGATCGATAAAGGCGAACTGCCGGCCTGCATCGAGATCTGCCCCCAGAATGTACAGCAGATCGGCCCTCGCGAGGAGATCCTCCAAAAGGCGCATCAGATCGCCAACGAGATCAACGGCTACATCTATGGCGAGAAGGAAAACGGCGGCACCAACACGATCTACGTCTCGCCGGTGCCCTTTCAAGAACTCAACCGTGCCATCGAAAAGGGGCCCGGAAAACCCCATCTGAAGCCGGTGGAAAACACCATGGAACACGCCGACAATCTCGCGAAGGCGATGGTCATCGCCCCTTTCGCAGGGATCGCGGCCGCTGTAGGCAAGATTTACAAAACCATCAAAGACACCGGCAGTTCGGAGGCAGGCCATGATGAAAACCGCTGA